The DNA region ATCTCCAGTAACACCACCATAAAGTGTCAAAACTTCATCTATAAGCTTGTAAGAGGCCGTTACATTAGGATAATAATACCCTTGGTTTTCGTTACCACTACCTGAACCTGAGCTGTACAATAATTTAACTCCTAAGTTCACCGTAAGGTTATTACGTAAAATTTCTAAACTAGGATTAAAACCGATATTAAAAAAGGAGTATTTTAATTCGTCAGTGTCTTCATAATTTCTAAGAAATTTACCTCTTAAAAACTCCAATCGCACATCGGCATTTATGTATTCAGAAGCTATTGGGAATTCTATTTTTGGTTTAGCCAAAAAGTGAATTTCAGCACTACCAGCATCATCCGTAAAACGATTGGATTCTACCGTACCTCCTTGAAAAAAAGAATCCTTATAATCCATTTTACCGCCAACATAAATTTCAGTATATTTTTGCTGCTCATCTATGGCATCAATAACAGTTTGATTAAAAACAATTTGTTCAGGCAAACCATACCAATTGTACTTTTGCATTCTTGCACCTGCATTCAATTGCCAATTAAAATCGCGTTCTTCTTGTTTGTAAAAAAGGTCTAAACGTGTATCAAAATAGTCATCATCTAACACAACATTGTTAATGCCGCCTTTAGAAGAAATAAAGTTAAAAAACGCTCCAAAATTATTGTATCTGTTACTATTACCATGAATGAATAATTCAACACCAGGTGTGGAAAAATTTCCAAACCCAGCAGAAATATAATTGTCATATACCTGTGGACTAGGGTTTACTTTTAACACTTTTGCCTTTCCTTTATTGGGTGTAAATGTTGATGCTACGGGAATGGAAAAAATACTGTAGCTAATGGGTTTTTTAATATTAATATCGTTGGTATCAATTTCTGGAGATGATTTTATTTTAAAAGCATCTGAAACCGTTGGAGTATATGATTTTACTACATTAATAACTTCTGTACCGATGGTATCTTTTTTTCGTTCTTGGGCCCCGATGGCTATCGGGGTTGTTACCAAAAGTATTGTCAATATTGAAATGTATTTTTTCATGTTTTACTAGATCTTTTTTCTCAATTAATTATTGGGATTTACAGATTCGTTAGTTTCTGCTTCTTTCCTTTTAATTTTTGTAAGTTCAGTTTTGGCCTCATCAGTAACATCTTTATAATCCGCAAAGTTTTTAATTACACTTTCTAAAATATAAGTAGCTTGATAAGCATCTTTCAGTTCGTAAAAGTTTTTTGCCATAACAATTAAGCCTTTGGCTCCGAAATATTTATATGCGGAATAATCTGCTACTAATTTTTGAACAATTGTGTTGGATACTTTATAACTTCCTTCTTGATGTTTAAAATAAGCGTCGTAATACAACGACTCTGCTTTTAATTCTCCTTTTGCAATTTTGCCAACCTCTTCATAAGCATCTTTAGCTTTACGTTCATCACCAGTTTTAAAAGCCGAACGAGCAATTATTATTTTAGCATCAGATTTTACTCTGTTTTCTAGTTTAGGCCTCAACAATACCTTTTCAGCATAAGCAACGGCAGCATCGTAGTTTTCCAGTTCGTAATGGCCTTTCATCAAATTACTCTGAGCGAACGTAATGTTCTGTGGGAAATCTGCTTGTTCTTCCAATCGTTCTAAAACAGGCATTGCTTTTGACCAATTATTGGCTTCTAAATAGGCTTGAGACAATCTAGACAATGCTTGTTCAGTAAATTCGTTACGTTCTTGATCAGTTACGTAATTGTAGTGTGTAATGGAAGCTGACTGTTGTTTTTCGTTAAACAAAGCTTCAGCCAAATAGAAATTAGCTTGTAAGGCGTGTGCTCCATTCGGGAAGTCTTTCAAGTAGCTTCTAAAAGCAGAAATCGCTTTTTTACGGTTGTTCAACAGATATTGTTTTTCAGCAGATTCGTACATATCACTCTCAAGTTCAGAATCTGTAACTGTTACAAAGTCCAATCCTTTGACCCAACTGGCATATTCATCAACACGACCCAAATCTACATAAATCTGTCTGGCATTAGCCACTGCTTGTTTAGCCTCGTCTGTATTGGGAAATTCTTTTACCACACGTCTGTACTTATCCAACGCTTCATTGTCTCTTTCAATATTGTAGTAGATCAGCCCCTGTTTTAACAAAGCTTTTGGCACATAAGAGCTACGTCTGTATTCGCTTAATAAACTATTGTAGGCAGCTAAAGCATCATCGTTATTTTCAGCGATTATGTAAGAATTACCCAATTCGTAATAGGCATCATCACGCAAAGTAGATTTCGGATAAGTCTTCAGAAAAGTATTGAAATCATCAATTTTTGAGCTGTTTCTTCGGATAAAACCATAGCTCATCGCACGTTGAAAGTGTGCATAGTCTCTATCAATCCCTTTATTATTAATTACGTTATTATAAGCCGTTATGGCTTTATTATAATTACTAGAAACGTAAAATGCATCACCCAAACGTAAATAAGCGTCATTCAGTTTATTTTCATCACCTGGAGTGCTATTGATAAATGATTGAAACTCATCACCAGCACGGTTATAATCTTTTAACTTAAAATAGGAGTAAGCAATATTATAATCAATAAATTTATTTTCTGCCAATCCAGATGCATTCATGTTTTTAAACTGTTGAAATCCAGTTAACGCCTCTTGATAATTATTAGATAAGTAATCGGCTTCAGCTTTCCAAAAAATGGCACGAGCGGTAATTGAACTTTCTCTAGGATTATCAACCGCAATATTAAAATGTTCAACAGCATCTTCATAATCACCTTCATTGAACAGTTGAATCCCTCTAAACAATGCCACTTTTTGATACAGATCCTTGTGATGAGCTTCGTTTTTACCTTTTAAGGCTTTTAATGCACCTTCATAATCTTTAGATGTAATGTAAGCACTGATTAACAGTTCGCCAATTTCATCCTTGGCAGAGGATTTAGGATAAAGGTCTAAATACTCTTGTAGCACATCCGGAACACTTTTATAGGGGTTACCGATTTCATAACTCAACTTGGCATAATTTAACCAGGCATCTTTTTTAATGTCTTCGCTATATTCCATTTGAGAAGCATTTCTAAAAGCATTCAATGCCTCGGTTTTTAGATCCGTTTTTAAATAACATTCTGCCAGATGATAATACGCATTTTGTGATACCGCATTATTTCCTCCAATTATTTTATTAAAATTGGCAATAGCATTTTCGTAGTCATTTTGTTTATAATAAGCGTAACCTAATAAATAATAATCAGTATTGTTCCATTTACGACGTTTACCTTTATAATTTTTTAGATGAGGTATCGCCTCTGCATATTGATTCAAATTAAAATAACTTTCACCAATAATTTTTGAAATTTCAGAATGTTCGTTTCTATCTGCTTTGGCAAGGAAAGGTTCTGCCACATCAATAGCCTCTTGAAACTGCCCCGTTTTAAATTTAATATTTGCCATATAATAAGGCACATCATCACCTAATTCTTTATCGTCAGCAACTTCACCTAAATAACGATCGGCATTATCATAATCATCATCTTGATAGGCAATAAATCCGTAGTAATATTTTGCTTGTGAGCCATATTCTTGAGATGTTAAGAGTTTTTGAAAAATACCTTTGGCCTGCTCATAACTTCTTACAGCAAATAAGCCGTAGCCGTATTTAAAATTAAAATCTTCTTCTTGTTTTATGGATAGATTTCGCGTCTCCACACGTTTGTACCATTTGAGGGCATAAGGATAATTGGCATTTTTAAAATAATAATCGCCTACTTCTAAAAAGGCGGTGTTTTGTTTGGTACTTGTAGGATATCGCTCCACAAAACTTTGCATCATTTTATCACCTTCTCTATCGCCAATTTGTATAGCACTGAATGCCTCGTAATAGGCACAGTTAGCCTTATATTCTGAAATATCGTCAAAGTCAGACTTTAAGGCGTTAAATTGATGTTTGGCAGCTACAAAGTCTCTGTTATTATATAAATCAACCGCGTGATTGTAGGCAGTTAAATCGTGCGTATAAATTTCGGTTTTTTGAGCAAAACCAACTGCAGAACAAATTAAAATTAGGGAGGCTAAAAACCAACTAGGGCGATGTTTCATTGTAAAAGATAATTTGTTAAATTAAAATCAAAAATAACACACTCTAAATTAAACAACGTGCAATTCATTCTAAATTGTATAATTGTTAATTAATATAACATTTTGTTAACTAAATGTGTTAAAATTTACTAACATGAGACAAATATTGAGCCAAAGTAGATGCGATTTAATGGTTTTTAATTTCTCTACTTAGGGATTAAAGTATTTTTAAGGTTATAATTTCTATCTTCAATCATTCAATTTTATTCCTTAAATTTGTCGGGTAAATAATTACCATTCCATGTCCGAACAAAAACCTGTATTGCACTTAAAAAATGCCTCTATTTTTCAGCAAGAAAACTTAATTCTCTCTGATATTAGTCTAGATATTTACAAAGGCGATTTTATGTATTTAATTGGGAAAACGGGTAGTGGGAAAAGTAGTTTAATGAAGACCCTGTATGGAGATTTACCTCTGCTTGAAGGAGAAGGGCACATTGTTGATTATGACTTAACTAAACTAAAAGAAAAGGAAATTCCTTTTTTGAGAAGAAAGTTAGGCGTTGTTTTTCAAGATTTCAGATTACTTAATGATAGAAACGTACATGACAATTTATTGTTCGTTTTAAAAGCAACAGGATGGAAAGATAGTTCAAAAAGCAAAGCGAAAATTGATGAGGTATTGGAAAAAGTAGGTATGAAAACCAAAGGTTTTAAAATGCCGTTTCAACTCTCAGGTGGCGAACAACAACGTGTGGCTATTGCCAGAGCTTTGTTAAATGATCCTGAGTTGATTTTAGCCGATGAACCTACAGGCAACTTAGACCCTAAAACGTCTTTAGAAGTAATGAGTGTTTTGGAAGAAATTAATAAAGAAGGCAGAACCATATTGATGGCCACACATGATTATGCCCTCATATTAAAATACCCTCATAAAACGGTTAAATGTGATGGGGAAAAGATTTTTGAAGTAGTATAAACACACTCTATTTAATACACTCTTATTAGCGATTTAATATCCATAATAATCCCTTCTTTCAACAATCTAAGCAACCTCAAAGATTGTGTTTTAAGCATTGAAAATCAAGCATATAAAAATATCGAAGTCTGGATTATAGATGGAGATTCTACTGATGGAACACAATCGTATTTAAAATCTTTAAAAGTTACATTCAACTGGGTTAGCGAAAAAGACAAAGGTATTTATGATGCCATGAACAAGGGCATTTCATTGTCAAAAGGGAAGTGGCTACTGTTCTTAGGTGCAGATGACAAATTATATTCGAAGGAGACTTTAAATAACATTTTTAACAAACCAATTGATAATAGCACGGAATTAATTTTAGGTAAGATTAAATTTGATTGGAAAAAGAATGACACTTATTTTATAAAAAAAAATAATGGTGTGATAACACCTTCTTGGTCAGATCAAATCTGGATTAAAAACACATTGCCACATCAAGGGATTTTTTATAATAGGAACGTTTTTGAAGATGTTGACTATTCTTTAAATTACGGTATTTTGGCTGATTATGCCTTGAATTTGAAACTTTACAAGGAGAAGTTAAAAGTCAAAGTTATTGACACAGTTATTTCTATTTGTGCAACAAACGGAATCTCAAAAAAGTATAGCTGGAAACTTTATAAAGAAGAAATAAAGCTGAAAACAGAAGCCAGTTCAATAGTATTAAAACCATTTTTTTTGTTTATTTCAGGAGTAAAATATATAGTTAAAAGGCTAGGGTTCTAATTTTACTTTAAATTTTTAAAAATGTCTTTCAGATTTTCTGCCTCATTTTCCCAATAGTATTTTT from Aureibaculum sp. 2308TA14-22 includes:
- a CDS encoding TonB-dependent receptor, coding for MKKYISILTILLVTTPIAIGAQERKKDTIGTEVINVVKSYTPTVSDAFKIKSSPEIDTNDINIKKPISYSIFSIPVASTFTPNKGKAKVLKVNPSPQVYDNYISAGFGNFSTPGVELFIHGNSNRYNNFGAFFNFISSKGGINNVVLDDDYFDTRLDLFYKQEERDFNWQLNAGARMQKYNWYGLPEQIVFNQTVIDAIDEQQKYTEIYVGGKMDYKDSFFQGGTVESNRFTDDAGSAEIHFLAKPKIEFPIASEYINADVRLEFLRGKFLRNYEDTDELKYSFFNIGFNPSLEILRNNLTVNLGVKLLYSSGSGSGNENQGYYYPNVTASYKLIDEVLTLYGGVTGDLHQNTFKGFADENPFVSPTLTMKRIDEQYNGFFGLKGKLASNIGYNFKASYSNERDKPLYKLNASKTSGTTIDLLGAGYEAGNSFGVVYDTIKTISGFAEVTIDFSKQLKLGGNAEFNQYDTKNEAKAWNLPALKVSAFADYNNENWFAGANIFYVGSRKDEISTPINPAVVVTVGDYVDLNLNGGYKFGEKLTVFAKVNNLLSSDYQKYTNYYVQGLQVFGGLTYKFDF
- a CDS encoding tetratricopeptide repeat protein; the encoded protein is MKHRPSWFLASLILICSAVGFAQKTEIYTHDLTAYNHAVDLYNNRDFVAAKHQFNALKSDFDDISEYKANCAYYEAFSAIQIGDREGDKMMQSFVERYPTSTKQNTAFLEVGDYYFKNANYPYALKWYKRVETRNLSIKQEEDFNFKYGYGLFAVRSYEQAKGIFQKLLTSQEYGSQAKYYYGFIAYQDDDYDNADRYLGEVADDKELGDDVPYYMANIKFKTGQFQEAIDVAEPFLAKADRNEHSEISKIIGESYFNLNQYAEAIPHLKNYKGKRRKWNNTDYYLLGYAYYKQNDYENAIANFNKIIGGNNAVSQNAYYHLAECYLKTDLKTEALNAFRNASQMEYSEDIKKDAWLNYAKLSYEIGNPYKSVPDVLQEYLDLYPKSSAKDEIGELLISAYITSKDYEGALKALKGKNEAHHKDLYQKVALFRGIQLFNEGDYEDAVEHFNIAVDNPRESSITARAIFWKAEADYLSNNYQEALTGFQQFKNMNASGLAENKFIDYNIAYSYFKLKDYNRAGDEFQSFINSTPGDENKLNDAYLRLGDAFYVSSNYNKAITAYNNVINNKGIDRDYAHFQRAMSYGFIRRNSSKIDDFNTFLKTYPKSTLRDDAYYELGNSYIIAENNDDALAAYNSLLSEYRRSSYVPKALLKQGLIYYNIERDNEALDKYRRVVKEFPNTDEAKQAVANARQIYVDLGRVDEYASWVKGLDFVTVTDSELESDMYESAEKQYLLNNRKKAISAFRSYLKDFPNGAHALQANFYLAEALFNEKQQSASITHYNYVTDQERNEFTEQALSRLSQAYLEANNWSKAMPVLERLEEQADFPQNITFAQSNLMKGHYELENYDAAVAYAEKVLLRPKLENRVKSDAKIIIARSAFKTGDERKAKDAYEEVGKIAKGELKAESLYYDAYFKHQEGSYKVSNTIVQKLVADYSAYKYFGAKGLIVMAKNFYELKDAYQATYILESVIKNFADYKDVTDEAKTELTKIKRKEAETNESVNPNN
- a CDS encoding cell division ATP-binding protein FtsE, which encodes MSEQKPVLHLKNASIFQQENLILSDISLDIYKGDFMYLIGKTGSGKSSLMKTLYGDLPLLEGEGHIVDYDLTKLKEKEIPFLRRKLGVVFQDFRLLNDRNVHDNLLFVLKATGWKDSSKSKAKIDEVLEKVGMKTKGFKMPFQLSGGEQQRVAIARALLNDPELILADEPTGNLDPKTSLEVMSVLEEINKEGRTILMATHDYALILKYPHKTVKCDGEKIFEVV
- a CDS encoding glycosyltransferase family 2 protein; this encodes MPSFNNLSNLKDCVLSIENQAYKNIEVWIIDGDSTDGTQSYLKSLKVTFNWVSEKDKGIYDAMNKGISLSKGKWLLFLGADDKLYSKETLNNIFNKPIDNSTELILGKIKFDWKKNDTYFIKKNNGVITPSWSDQIWIKNTLPHQGIFYNRNVFEDVDYSLNYGILADYALNLKLYKEKLKVKVIDTVISICATNGISKKYSWKLYKEEIKLKTEASSIVLKPFFLFISGVKYIVKRLGF